CGTCAGGTGGCCAGTTCAGGCGTAAGTCTGAATGAACTGGCGGACATTATGATTTCCTTCGGCTGTGTGGAAGCCATGAACCTGGACGGTGGAGGATCTACCCAGATGGCTGTTCCCGGTAAAAATATCAACACTCCCTCGGAAAACAGGTCTGTCCCCGTCATTTTTGCCGTGGTCCATTACGATTCGTTGGGACTTGTGGAATATGACGACAGCGGCATCATTCTCGATACGGAGGATGAAAGATGTGAATTTCTGGGGAGCGACTGGTTTCCTACCGCCAACCCGGGGTACTGGGGTGTGAGTCCGGCCATGCTGAATGTCAAAGGCGAAGGCATGGATCAGGCCGTGTTTTCACCCCGGTTACCCCGGGAAACCGAATACCATGTCTATGCCTGGTGGGTGCCGGCCAGTAACCGCTGCCTTGATACCCCTGTGGTTGTGAAACACAGGGACGGCAGAGATACAGTTCGTGTAAATCAAACACAGGGTGCCGAACAGTGGAATTATATCGGAACCTATCCCTTTGCCGGTGATTCGGCCGAACAGGTAATCATCTCCGATGCCGCTACCTCCGGATTTTATGTCGTGGCTGATGCTGTCCGTTTCATGGATGTAGACAGCTCGGTCACCCGTGTTGTTAAACCGGATCACAGGCTTCATTATGCAAAGGGTTTTACTCTGGGAACGAATTATCCCAATCCCTTTAATGCCGAAACGGTAATTCCTTTGCACATAGATCAACGTGATTACTATACTGCCCGGATCTATTCCCTTCGCGGAACCCATGTTACCACGCTCTTCAATGCCGCTTTGGATAGAGGTGAATACCAATTGACGTGGAATGGTCGAAATATAAAAGGGGAGAAGGTTTCGTCGGGTATTTATTTT
The window above is part of the Candidatus Neomarinimicrobiota bacterium genome. Proteins encoded here:
- a CDS encoding phosphodiester glycosidase family protein; protein product: MKKSGLILVFLVMMTALLQGEAISWTDTTDAFNFPEGITLHYGRRNSPALNIWVLEVDLNREDLAVRPYITTSTAPVRTLAQRFNVYAAINGGYFGGSTSYSAVIYPGEVKARNIGAVTRNNLSYPLMRSLFSMDENGGLSVDWIYHFGSKPEQTYRYDAPMDYVYNDPTPKPAPSSADGIPMEDLLVGIGGGPTLVKDGQVHITYNEEIMWGSGVGLTNNDPRTAVGYTADRHVIMVTADGRQVASSGVSLNELADIMISFGCVEAMNLDGGGSTQMAVPGKNINTPSENRSVPVIFAVVHYDSLGLVEYDDSGIILDTEDERCEFLGSDWFPTANPGYWGVSPAMLNVKGEGMDQAVFSPRLPRETEYHVYAWWVPASNRCLDTPVVVKHRDGRDTVRVNQTQGAEQWNYIGTYPFAGDSAEQVIISDAATSGFYVVADAVRFMDVDSSVTRVVKPDHRLHYAKGFTLGTNYPNPFNAETVIPLHIDQRDYYTARIYSLRGTHVTTLFNAALDRGEYQLTWNGRNIKGEKVSSGIYFLRFTNSHTSESRKLLLMW